In uncultured Bacteroides sp., one genomic interval encodes:
- a CDS encoding cellulase family glycosylhydrolase: MKIKHFYKILLLLIVTGFSVSCSKDENEAPQLVVSATTVSFEPEGGTSEEITIEANSTWSISNSATAWLQLSKSSGTSGSTTITLTASANNIGNFRSMILTITATNGQVRRVTVSQGPAIYPSYNTSPIAPDMTGMSSTAVQLAAKMRMGMGINIGNTMETPNEGDWQNGTKVTESYIKFLKAKGFNAIRLPCAYNWGKLIDPAKAKIDPAWLDRVHEVVGWCVKNEMYVMVNIHWDNGWLEGNITEAKKDSVNAKQKALWEQIATEMRDFDEHLLFASTNEPWCWDAKIMAILNSYHETFIKAVRSTGGRNSNRVLVVQGPSGSCEYTSKLMNTLPYDPVPDRMMVEVHFYSPYPFIMNRDGDHGEGTKVAYYWGAGNHSTIEPERNATFGEEDAVIAELGMMKKFVDRGIPVILGEYGDYRRTADLGRGVPKDTEMHNKSVDYWLTFTTKTMRANGFLPMWWEVGQVFDRKNNVVKDQDMLNAIIAGYK; encoded by the coding sequence ATGAAAATAAAACATTTTTATAAAATTTTACTACTACTAATTGTTACCGGTTTTTCGGTTTCTTGTTCAAAAGACGAAAACGAAGCCCCACAATTAGTGGTTTCAGCAACTACTGTTTCTTTTGAACCAGAAGGAGGTACATCAGAAGAAATCACCATTGAAGCAAACAGTACATGGAGTATTAGTAATTCGGCTACAGCCTGGTTGCAGTTAAGTAAATCGAGTGGTACTAGTGGAAGTACTACTATTACATTAACAGCCTCGGCCAACAATATTGGAAATTTCAGATCTATGATCTTAACTATTACAGCAACTAATGGGCAGGTAAGAAGAGTGACGGTCTCTCAGGGCCCCGCCATATATCCAAGTTATAATACATCGCCCATAGCGCCCGACATGACCGGAATGAGCAGCACGGCCGTGCAACTGGCGGCGAAAATGCGTATGGGAATGGGAATAAATATTGGCAATACCATGGAGACCCCAAACGAAGGCGACTGGCAGAATGGTACTAAAGTTACCGAATCATATATAAAATTTTTGAAAGCAAAAGGTTTTAATGCGATACGACTTCCTTGTGCTTATAACTGGGGTAAGTTAATCGATCCGGCAAAAGCGAAAATTGACCCGGCATGGCTTGACCGTGTACACGAAGTAGTTGGGTGGTGTGTGAAAAATGAAATGTATGTGATGGTGAATATTCACTGGGACAATGGCTGGTTGGAAGGTAATATCACTGAAGCTAAGAAAGATTCTGTTAATGCGAAACAAAAAGCACTTTGGGAACAGATAGCTACAGAAATGCGTGATTTTGATGAACACCTTCTATTTGCCAGCACGAATGAACCTTGGTGTTGGGATGCCAAGATTATGGCCATACTTAATAGTTATCACGAAACATTCATCAAGGCAGTTCGCTCTACCGGAGGCCGAAACAGTAACCGGGTGCTGGTTGTGCAGGGACCTAGTGGTAGCTGTGAATACACTTCTAAGCTGATGAATACGCTTCCTTACGACCCGGTACCTGATCGTATGATGGTTGAGGTGCATTTCTACTCGCCTTATCCATTTATAATGAACCGCGATGGAGATCATGGTGAGGGCACCAAAGTGGCTTACTACTGGGGGGCTGGGAATCATTCTACTATTGAGCCGGAGCGCAACGCCACCTTTGGAGAAGAGGATGCGGTCATTGCTGAACTCGGAATGATGAAAAAGTTTGTTGATAGGGGTATCCCTGTGATATTGGGTGAATATGGAGACTATAGACGGACTGCCGACCTCGGAAGGGGTGTTCCTAAGGATACGGAGATGCACAACAAGTCTGTGGACTACTGGCTAACTTTTACGACCAAAACCATGAGAGCGAATGGTTTTTTACCAATGTGGTGGGAGGTAGGTCAAGTTTTTGATAGAAAAAATAATGTGGTTAAGGATCAAGATATGCTAAATGCCATTATCGCAGGATATAAGTAA
- a CDS encoding cellulase family glycosylhydrolase: MKIKHFYKILLLLIVTGFSVSCSKDENEAPQLVVSATTVSFEPEGGTSEEITIEANSTWSVISATSWLQVTKASGVSGTTAIQITALINETGLTRSTIVTVEAANGQARRIKITQAGYLYPSYNLTPKAPDATEMSSTAVELAAKMGMAINFGNTMESPVEGEWNSKLTLDYVKFVKGLGFNTVRLPTGWVWSHLSNKDKMTIDPEWLNRVHEVVKWCVENDMYVMLNAHGDGGWLEKSVNAAEQDVINQKLKAIWEQIATKMRDFNEHLIFAGTNEPAVENAAQMAILNSYHETFIKTVRATGGRNSYRVLVVQGPSTDIIKTSSLMTTLPHDPVPNKMMLEVHFYGPWHFNLEKDGLYNPDTKASYYWGAGNHSTIEPERNAPDGEEDELRAEIGKIKKFVDAGIPVMLGEYGTWRRTAERNGQIPLDTEMHNKSVDAWATFVTKTARENGMVPFWWEIGFMLDRANNKVKDQALLDAIKAGYN, translated from the coding sequence ATGAAAATAAAACATTTTTATAAAATTTTACTACTACTAATTGTTACCGGTTTTTCGGTTTCTTGTTCAAAAGACGAAAACGAAGCCCCACAATTAGTGGTTTCAGCAACTACTGTTTCTTTTGAGCCAGAAGGTGGTACGTCAGAGGAAATCACCATTGAAGCAAACAGTACATGGAGTGTTATTTCGGCAACATCCTGGTTGCAAGTAACCAAAGCAAGTGGTGTTAGTGGAACTACTGCAATACAAATTACAGCTTTAATTAATGAAACTGGATTAACTCGCTCTACCATAGTAACTGTTGAGGCAGCAAATGGTCAGGCCCGAAGAATTAAGATTACACAAGCAGGTTATTTATACCCATCATATAATTTAACGCCTAAAGCTCCCGATGCAACAGAAATGAGCAGTACAGCCGTAGAATTGGCGGCAAAAATGGGAATGGCAATAAATTTTGGTAATACCATGGAATCTCCTGTAGAAGGGGAGTGGAATAGTAAATTGACCTTAGACTATGTGAAATTTGTAAAAGGATTAGGTTTCAATACTGTACGTCTTCCTACTGGATGGGTTTGGAGTCATTTAAGTAATAAGGATAAAATGACAATTGACCCTGAATGGCTTAATCGTGTGCATGAAGTGGTTAAATGGTGTGTGGAAAATGATATGTATGTGATGCTGAATGCTCATGGAGATGGTGGCTGGCTGGAAAAAAGTGTCAATGCGGCAGAACAAGATGTGATTAATCAGAAGCTAAAAGCAATTTGGGAGCAGATTGCTACAAAGATGCGTGATTTTAATGAGCACCTTATATTTGCTGGCACAAATGAACCTGCGGTTGAAAATGCCGCGCAGATGGCCATACTTAATAGTTATCACGAAACTTTCATCAAGACAGTTCGCGCTACCGGAGGTAGAAATAGTTACCGAGTGCTGGTTGTACAGGGGCCTTCAACTGACATTATTAAAACTTCTAGTTTGATGACTACGCTTCCTCATGATCCAGTACCAAACAAAATGATGCTTGAGGTACATTTTTATGGGCCTTGGCATTTTAATCTAGAAAAAGATGGATTATATAATCCGGACACCAAAGCGAGTTACTACTGGGGGGCTGGGAACCATTCTACTATTGAGCCGGAACGCAACGCGCCTGATGGAGAAGAGGATGAGCTCCGTGCAGAAATCGGAAAGATTAAAAAGTTTGTTGATGCAGGTATCCCTGTAATGCTGGGTGAATATGGAACCTGGAGACGTACTGCCGAGCGTAACGGGCAGATTCCTCTGGATACGGAGATGCATAACAAGTCTGTAGATGCCTGGGCAACTTTTGTGACCAAAACGGCTAGAGAAAATGGTATGGTACCATTCTGGTGGGAGATAGGTTTTATGTTAGATAGAGCTAATAATAAGGTAAAGGATCAGGCTCTGTTAGATGCCATTAAAGCTGGTTATAATTAA
- a CDS encoding glycoside hydrolase 43 family protein translates to MIKIFLSCVVLLSCMSFSNNVHAQQATNPIIFADVPDISIIRVGKNYYMASTTMHMNPGVPIMKSTDLVNWKLINYAYDTLADLPALNLEQGKNIYSRGSWASSLRYHKGMYYLTTFAHDIPGETYVFKTKDIDKGNWQRVSFKPSLHDSSLFFDDDGKVYLIYGGERLKIVELNEDLTGIRQDVPERVLIENASAPTGKEIGLAAEGSQLFKVNGKYYLFNICAPRGEMRTVLIHRADNINGPWEGKVGFEDRGIAQGGLIDTPDGRWFSYLFRDYGPVGRVPYLVPVKWEDGWPVLGENGKAPEILDLPASKGLIPNLVASDEFNRKKGQAALPLVWQWNHNPDNALWSVTERKGFLRLKTGRIDTDFLQARNTLTQRTIGPTSSASVALDVSKMKDGDFAGFSVLQKKYGLVGVKIDAGQKSIVMITTDNDKPVEVKRIPLDQDQIYFRIDCDFTGMNDEAISLYALNGKDEAKFSYSLDGKVWNPIGNILKMKYDIPHFMGYRFGLFNYATKNTGGHVDFDWFRIKY, encoded by the coding sequence ATGATTAAAATTTTTTTATCCTGCGTTGTGCTATTGAGTTGCATGTCTTTTTCAAATAATGTTCATGCACAACAAGCAACCAATCCAATTATTTTTGCTGATGTGCCTGATATATCGATAATCAGGGTTGGTAAAAATTATTATATGGCCAGTACAACAATGCACATGAACCCAGGTGTGCCCATTATGAAATCCACAGATCTTGTCAATTGGAAACTGATCAACTATGCCTACGATACTTTGGCAGATTTGCCGGCGCTAAATTTGGAACAAGGAAAAAACATCTATAGCAGAGGTTCATGGGCAAGTAGTTTGCGCTACCACAAGGGTATGTATTATCTAACCACTTTTGCACATGACATACCAGGTGAAACCTATGTTTTTAAAACAAAAGATATAGATAAAGGAAACTGGCAAAGAGTTTCTTTTAAGCCATCGCTTCATGACAGTTCTTTATTTTTTGATGATGATGGCAAAGTATATCTGATTTATGGCGGGGAAAGACTAAAAATTGTTGAATTAAACGAGGATCTAACAGGAATTAGACAAGACGTTCCGGAGAGGGTTCTCATCGAAAACGCCAGCGCACCAACAGGAAAAGAAATAGGCCTTGCAGCTGAAGGATCTCAATTATTTAAAGTAAATGGAAAATATTACCTATTTAATATTTGCGCACCACGAGGTGAAATGCGAACTGTACTTATACATAGGGCAGATAATATCAACGGTCCCTGGGAAGGAAAAGTTGGCTTTGAGGATAGAGGAATTGCTCAAGGAGGATTGATAGACACTCCCGATGGACGTTGGTTCTCTTATCTTTTCCGCGATTATGGTCCTGTTGGCCGCGTTCCTTATCTCGTTCCCGTAAAGTGGGAAGACGGTTGGCCGGTATTAGGAGAAAATGGTAAAGCCCCGGAAATATTAGACCTGCCAGCCAGTAAAGGTTTGATTCCGAATTTGGTTGCTTCTGATGAATTCAACCGTAAAAAAGGACAAGCAGCACTTCCTTTAGTATGGCAATGGAATCATAATCCAGATAATGCGCTGTGGTCTGTAACTGAAAGAAAAGGATTCCTGCGTCTCAAAACAGGAAGAATCGACACTGATTTTCTTCAGGCCAGAAACACACTTACACAACGTACTATTGGGCCAACTAGCTCAGCTTCCGTTGCTCTGGATGTTTCCAAAATGAAAGATGGTGATTTTGCCGGATTCTCAGTTCTCCAAAAAAAGTATGGATTAGTGGGGGTTAAAATTGACGCGGGACAAAAGTCGATAGTAATGATCACTACTGATAATGATAAGCCTGTCGAAGTAAAGCGAATTCCATTGGATCAAGACCAAATTTATTTCAGAATTGATTGCGATTTTACCGGTATGAACGATGAAGCTATTAGCCTTTACGCTCTTAATGGGAAAGACGAAGCTAAATTCTCGTACAGCTTAGATGGAAAAGTGTGGAATCCTATTGGAAATATATTGAAAATGAAATATGACATCCCACATTTTATGGGGTACCGTTTTGGCTTGTTTAACTATGCAACAAAAAATACCGGTGGGCATGTTGATTTTGACTGGTTTAGAATTAAATATTAA